The following are from one region of the Stanieria cyanosphaera PCC 7437 genome:
- a CDS encoding DinB family protein: MPRARIMITSNFFKTMALYNKWQNESLFKICDELSDEQLRLNRGMFFDSIFKTLNHIINIDEAIYFFIHTKSLPEFNPEFTPYSEYSELKAARFEFDEKLVRESQVFSQTWLDEIFEFWSERLKRNRKVSRSFYYVQMFNHQTHHRSQITSELHKMGIDYGNTDISYNPYYEF; this comes from the coding sequence ATGCCTAGAGCAAGAATCATGATTACGTCAAACTTCTTCAAGACAATGGCTCTGTACAACAAGTGGCAGAACGAAAGCCTTTTCAAAATTTGTGATGAGTTAAGTGACGAACAACTGCGTTTAAATAGGGGAATGTTTTTTGATTCAATTTTTAAAACCTTGAATCACATTATTAATATCGATGAAGCTATTTATTTTTTTATACATACAAAAAGTCTTCCAGAATTTAATCCAGAATTTACCCCATATTCTGAATACAGTGAATTAAAAGCTGCGCGTTTTGAGTTTGATGAAAAACTTGTTCGCGAATCTCAAGTATTTTCTCAAACTTGGCTCGATGAGATTTTCGAGTTTTGGAGTGAAAGATTGAAAAGAAATAGAAAAGTGTCGAGATCTTTCTATTACGTGCAGATGTTTAACCATCAAACCCATCACAGAAGTCAAATAACCTCAGAGCTACATAAAATGGGAATTGATTATGGAAACACAGATATATCATACAATCCTTACTATGAATTTTAA